In Paenibacillus phoenicis, one genomic interval encodes:
- the moaC gene encoding cyclic pyranopterin monophosphate synthase MoaC, translated as MTHFNEQGRARMVDISGKSATVREAVAETKISMLPSTLEAIKEGRIGKGDVLAVAQVAGIQGAKRTSDWIPMCHPLALTGVNITFDDNGRDELYIEATVKTEGKTGVEMEALTAVSAAALTVYDMCKAMQKDMVIGPTLLRSKSGGKSGDYVRS; from the coding sequence ATGACGCATTTTAATGAACAAGGACGCGCCCGCATGGTGGACATTTCCGGGAAATCGGCGACCGTCCGCGAAGCCGTGGCGGAGACGAAAATCTCCATGCTTCCATCAACCCTCGAGGCAATTAAGGAAGGGCGGATCGGCAAAGGGGATGTGCTGGCCGTAGCCCAGGTCGCGGGGATTCAAGGGGCCAAGCGGACGTCCGATTGGATTCCGATGTGTCACCCGCTTGCGCTCACCGGCGTCAACATTACGTTTGACGATAACGGCCGGGACGAGCTGTATATTGAAGCCACGGTGAAGACGGAAGGTAAAACCGGCGTGGAGATGGAGGCGCTCACCGCAGTGTCTGCCGCGGCGCTGACCGTGTATGACATGTGCAAAGCGATGCAAAAGGACATGGTCATCGGTCCGACGCTGCTGCGCTCGAAGTCAGGCGGCAAAAGCGGGGATTACGTGCGTTCGTAA
- a CDS encoding MogA/MoaB family molybdenum cofactor biosynthesis protein, which produces MVWKTAILTASDKGARGEREDTSAQVIRELVEEELGGEIVEYRIVPDEPDEIIAALIEMTDYFHADLVLTTGGTELAIRDVTPEATRRVIEREVPGMAEAMRYRLMQKNPAAMLFRGIVGIRGRTLIVNLPGTPKGVHENLAAIMDQLPEALLMVTGQFRL; this is translated from the coding sequence ATGGTTTGGAAAACAGCGATCCTTACCGCCAGCGACAAAGGAGCAAGGGGAGAACGTGAAGATACGAGCGCCCAAGTAATCCGTGAGCTGGTGGAGGAGGAATTGGGCGGCGAGATCGTGGAATATCGGATCGTCCCCGATGAACCGGATGAAATTATCGCCGCACTGATTGAAATGACCGATTATTTTCACGCTGATTTGGTGCTGACAACGGGGGGGACGGAGCTGGCGATTCGGGACGTGACGCCGGAAGCCACAAGGCGGGTGATCGAACGTGAAGTGCCCGGGATGGCGGAGGCCATGAGGTACCGGTTGATGCAGAAGAACCCTGCGGCGATGCTGTTTCGGGGAATCGTCGGCATTCGCGGACGGACGCTGATCGTGAATTTGCCGGGAACGCCCAAAGGCGTGCACGAAAATTTGGCAGCGATCATGGATCAACTGCCGGAAGCGTTGCTGATGGTGACGGGGCAATTCCGTTTATAA
- a CDS encoding twin-arginine translocase TatA/TatE family subunit: MSAGGFLLIVIAALLLFGPNKLPDLGRAVGRTFREFKEATRDIVDDQPEARRAEPAPQPQAEGPKPDDRRLPE; this comes from the coding sequence ATGAGCGCAGGCGGATTTTTGTTGATTGTGATCGCGGCGTTGCTGCTATTTGGTCCAAATAAATTACCTGATCTGGGGCGGGCGGTTGGACGCACGTTCCGTGAATTCAAAGAGGCGACCCGGGATATTGTGGATGATCAGCCGGAAGCCAGAAGAGCGGAACCCGCACCGCAACCGCAGGCAGAGGGCCCCAAACCGGACGACCGCCGTCTTCCCGAATAA
- the tatC gene encoding twin-arginine translocase subunit TatC — MSEKDKAQSLVDHLTELRRRLVAVCIVFVVVLVAAFFVVDPIYHFLTRNAISGVTIELNAFSFWDGVGVYMKIAMLVAFGITLPFTLYQVWAFVSPGLKPQERRATAKYIPYVFVFFLAGLAFGYYVVFPLAMTFTGSLNKELGLVETYGMADYFKFLTNIVLPISLLFELPLIILFLTQLRILTPLRLKKMRRVAYFALVVISVMITPADLFSAFLVLIPLILLYELSVLLSKRVYAKQQAVDAVRAEIYK, encoded by the coding sequence ATGTCGGAGAAAGACAAAGCGCAAAGTCTCGTAGATCATTTGACAGAACTGCGGCGGCGATTGGTAGCGGTTTGCATCGTGTTTGTCGTGGTGCTGGTGGCGGCATTTTTCGTCGTCGATCCGATCTACCACTTTTTGACGAGAAACGCCATATCCGGCGTGACCATCGAATTAAACGCTTTTTCGTTCTGGGACGGCGTTGGCGTGTATATGAAAATTGCGATGCTGGTTGCATTTGGGATCACGCTGCCCTTTACGTTATACCAGGTGTGGGCGTTTGTCAGCCCTGGCCTGAAGCCCCAGGAACGCAGAGCGACCGCGAAGTACATCCCTTATGTGTTCGTCTTTTTCCTGGCGGGCCTAGCCTTTGGTTATTACGTGGTGTTCCCGCTGGCGATGACGTTTACCGGTTCGCTGAACAAGGAGCTGGGACTCGTCGAGACCTACGGAATGGCTGACTATTTCAAATTTCTGACCAACATCGTGTTGCCGATTTCGTTGTTGTTCGAGCTGCCGTTGATCATTTTGTTTCTAACGCAGCTGCGAATCTTAACGCCGCTTCGGCTGAAGAAGATGCGCCGGGTCGCGTATTTCGCGCTGGTGGTCATCTCGGTGATGATCACGCCGGCGGACTTGTTCTCCGCCTTCCTGGTGCTGATCCCGCTCATTCTGCTTTACGAGCTGAGCGTGCTCTTGTCCAAGCGGGTTTATGCGAAGCAGCAGGCGGTGGATGCGGTACGGGCGGAAATCTATAAATGA
- the groES gene encoding co-chaperone GroES produces the protein MIKPLGERVLVQPIEQEETTAFGIVLPDTAKEKPQEGKVIAVGSGTLKDGVRVPLEVKEGDRVIFSKYAGTEVKYEGKEYLIMKESDIHAIIG, from the coding sequence ATGATCAAACCTTTAGGTGAACGCGTTCTCGTGCAACCGATCGAGCAAGAGGAGACAACGGCATTTGGCATCGTGCTTCCAGACACAGCCAAAGAAAAACCGCAGGAAGGTAAAGTCATCGCCGTTGGCAGCGGAACTTTGAAAGATGGCGTCCGCGTTCCGTTGGAAGTTAAAGAAGGTGACCGCGTTATTTTCTCCAAATATGCTGGCACTGAAGTGAAATATGAAGGCAAAGAATATTTGATTATGAAAGAAAGCGACATCCACGCGATCATCGGCTAA
- the groL gene encoding chaperonin GroEL (60 kDa chaperone family; promotes refolding of misfolded polypeptides especially under stressful conditions; forms two stacked rings of heptamers to form a barrel-shaped 14mer; ends can be capped by GroES; misfolded proteins enter the barrel where they are refolded when GroES binds): MAKEIKFSEDARHAMLRGVDALANAVKVTLGPKGRNVVLEKKFGSPLITNDGVTIAKEIELDNAFENMGAQLVKEVATKTNDVAGDGTTTATVLAQALIREGLKNVTAGASPIGLRKGIDKAVRAAVEELKKISKTIEGKQSIAQVAAISAADEEVGELIAEAMEKVGKDGVITVEESRGFATELEVVEGMQFDRGYVSPYMITDTDKMEAVLENPYILITDKKISSTQEILPILEKIVQQSRPLLIIAEDIEGEAQAMLIVNKLRGTFSAVAVKAPGFGDRREAMLQDIAALTGAQVITEKLGLDLKSTTIEQLGNARQVIVTKENTTIVDGSGDKADIQARVNQIRAQLEETTSEFDKEKLQERLAKLAGGVAVIKVGAATETELKERKLRIEDALNATRAAVEEGIVSGGGVALVNVYNAVAAVEATGDEKTGVNIVLRALEEPVRTIAANAGEEGSVIVDRLKKEPVGIGYNAATGEWVNMIEAGIVDPAKVTRSALQHAASVAGLFLTTEAVIADKPEPEKPAGPDMGGMGGMM, translated from the coding sequence ATGGCAAAAGAGATTAAATTCAGTGAAGACGCCCGCCACGCGATGCTCCGTGGGGTTGACGCTTTGGCAAACGCAGTAAAAGTAACGCTCGGTCCGAAAGGCCGCAACGTTGTGCTGGAAAAGAAATTCGGCAGCCCGCTCATCACCAATGACGGCGTAACGATCGCAAAAGAAATCGAACTGGACAACGCCTTCGAAAACATGGGCGCTCAGCTCGTCAAAGAAGTTGCGACGAAAACAAATGACGTAGCCGGTGACGGTACGACAACGGCAACGGTTCTGGCGCAAGCGCTGATCCGTGAAGGTCTGAAGAACGTTACTGCCGGCGCTAGCCCAATCGGCCTGCGTAAAGGGATCGACAAAGCGGTTCGCGCTGCAGTCGAAGAACTGAAGAAGATCTCCAAAACGATCGAAGGCAAACAATCGATTGCTCAAGTTGCTGCAATCTCCGCTGCTGACGAAGAAGTTGGCGAACTGATCGCTGAAGCAATGGAGAAAGTAGGTAAAGACGGCGTAATCACGGTTGAAGAATCCCGTGGGTTCGCAACCGAGCTTGAAGTGGTTGAAGGGATGCAATTTGACCGCGGTTATGTATCTCCTTACATGATTACGGATACGGACAAAATGGAAGCCGTACTTGAAAATCCATACATCCTGATCACCGACAAGAAGATCAGCAGCACGCAAGAAATCTTGCCAATTCTGGAGAAAATCGTACAACAATCCAGACCGCTGCTCATCATTGCCGAGGACATCGAAGGCGAAGCTCAAGCCATGCTGATCGTGAACAAACTGCGCGGTACGTTCAGCGCGGTAGCTGTTAAAGCTCCTGGCTTCGGCGACCGTCGCGAAGCGATGCTGCAAGATATCGCTGCTCTGACTGGTGCCCAAGTGATCACTGAGAAACTGGGTCTGGATCTGAAGAGCACGACGATTGAGCAACTGGGTAACGCACGTCAAGTTATCGTTACGAAAGAAAATACGACGATCGTGGACGGCAGCGGCGACAAAGCCGACATCCAAGCTCGCGTCAACCAAATCCGTGCGCAACTGGAAGAAACCACTTCCGAGTTCGACAAAGAAAAACTGCAAGAACGTCTGGCTAAACTGGCTGGCGGCGTAGCAGTCATCAAAGTCGGCGCAGCTACGGAAACTGAACTGAAAGAACGCAAACTGCGCATCGAAGACGCGCTGAACGCTACGCGTGCAGCCGTTGAGGAAGGTATCGTATCCGGTGGCGGCGTTGCCCTCGTGAACGTATACAACGCAGTAGCTGCTGTTGAAGCAACTGGCGACGAAAAAACGGGTGTCAACATCGTGCTTCGCGCTCTGGAAGAGCCGGTTCGTACGATCGCTGCAAACGCTGGCGAAGAAGGCTCCGTTATCGTGGATCGCCTGAAGAAAGAACCAGTCGGCATCGGCTACAACGCGGCTACTGGCGAATGGGTGAACATGATCGAAGCAGGTATCGTTGACCCTGCGAAAGTTACTCGTTCCGCATTGCAACACGCAGCTTCCGTTGCAGGCCTGTTCCTGACAACTGAAGCGGTGATCGCTGACAAACCAGAACCAGAAAAACCAGCTGGTCCAGACATGGGCGGAATGGGCGGCATGATGTAA
- a CDS encoding Gfo/Idh/MocA family protein, with the protein MIRIGKISYWHVHAEDYTKQALEHPETELAAIWDELPERGQAKAAQYGVPYYASLDEMLAQDDIDAVIVDAPTNMHREVMVKAAEAGKHIFTEKVIAPTAKEVSDILAAVRKAGVKLMVSLPRLYDGYTQTIDRVLQGGKLGKLTMARVRLSHNGATANWLPEHFFSKEQCGGGALIDLGCHPMYLVRRFLGMPESVSANFGYVTGKEVEDNAVAILRYAEGALGIAEAGFVNSHSPFSIELHGTEGTLLYGFPDEVPVVRYNGGSGQWEKLALEDRLPYAFSQWVEHIKQGTEATENIAAAVDLTKLMEAANRSVAEGRPIRIDELAE; encoded by the coding sequence ATGATTCGCATTGGCAAAATCAGCTATTGGCACGTTCATGCAGAAGATTACACGAAGCAGGCACTAGAGCATCCGGAGACGGAGCTGGCCGCGATCTGGGATGAACTTCCCGAACGCGGGCAGGCCAAAGCGGCGCAGTACGGAGTACCGTATTATGCCTCGCTGGATGAGATGCTCGCGCAGGACGACATCGATGCGGTCATCGTGGATGCACCAACGAATATGCATCGTGAGGTCATGGTGAAGGCGGCGGAGGCGGGCAAGCATATTTTCACGGAGAAAGTGATCGCTCCTACGGCGAAGGAAGTATCGGACATTCTTGCTGCGGTTCGAAAAGCAGGGGTGAAGCTGATGGTTTCCCTGCCGCGCCTGTACGACGGCTATACGCAGACGATTGACCGCGTGCTTCAAGGCGGCAAGCTCGGCAAGCTAACCATGGCGCGGGTGCGGCTGTCGCATAACGGCGCGACCGCGAACTGGCTGCCCGAGCACTTCTTCTCGAAGGAGCAGTGCGGCGGCGGCGCCCTCATTGACTTGGGTTGCCATCCGATGTACCTGGTACGGCGTTTTTTGGGTATGCCCGAAAGTGTAAGTGCGAATTTCGGTTATGTGACGGGCAAGGAAGTCGAAGACAATGCCGTAGCCATCCTGCGTTATGCGGAAGGCGCGCTTGGCATCGCCGAAGCGGGCTTCGTGAACAGCCACTCGCCGTTCTCCATCGAGCTTCACGGAACGGAAGGCACGCTGCTGTACGGGTTCCCGGATGAGGTTCCTGTCGTTCGTTACAACGGCGGGAGCGGACAATGGGAGAAGCTGGCGCTGGAGGACCGATTACCTTATGCGTTCAGCCAATGGGTGGAACATATCAAGCAAGGCACCGAGGCGACGGAAAACATCGCAGCGGCTGTCGATCTGACCAAACTCATGGAAGCTGCGAATCGCTCAGTGGCGGAAGGCCGCCCGATCCGGATCGACGAGCTGGCGGAATAA
- a CDS encoding AraC family transcriptional regulator, protein MRADHRESTGKKPVDRKAAGSASPFPYARMAERQDALDRLELQFRWGGYGIRVLRCHLASFPPGHIIQFHKHSGYEFHYIPKGKGKVILVDQTYDLHEGLFYLTGPDLVHYQESDPEDPMYELCLHLEIEPLEADAQPGGWGDELEAAEAEECITSLDRLPIAPVVDRFHAMSGFLEAYRILEEQPIGFYTLLKQEIVQILLRTVRVLDRADDRRGIPERDMSFHRYKLATQYIQDNESMPISLEQVAEAIGISPRQLQRIFRSEGRTTFRDYLEHTRLTAICSDLLLTDKAIEEIAIAHGFANPNYLYPVFKSKYEVTPSAYRKMHAGEHSAPHSKREKEASI, encoded by the coding sequence ATGCGGGCAGATCATCGCGAATCGACAGGGAAGAAGCCGGTTGACCGTAAAGCGGCGGGGAGCGCAAGTCCTTTTCCGTACGCCAGAATGGCGGAAAGGCAGGATGCACTCGACCGGCTGGAGCTGCAATTCCGCTGGGGTGGTTACGGAATTCGCGTGCTGCGCTGCCATCTGGCCTCGTTTCCTCCTGGACATATCATTCAATTTCATAAGCACTCGGGCTATGAATTCCATTATATTCCGAAAGGCAAGGGCAAAGTGATTCTCGTTGACCAGACTTATGATCTCCACGAGGGGCTATTCTATTTGACCGGACCGGATCTGGTGCATTACCAGGAATCGGACCCGGAAGATCCGATGTATGAGCTTTGTCTTCATTTGGAGATCGAGCCGCTGGAGGCGGACGCCCAGCCCGGCGGCTGGGGAGACGAGTTGGAGGCAGCGGAGGCGGAGGAGTGCATCACCTCGTTGGATCGTTTGCCCATCGCACCGGTCGTTGACCGGTTCCATGCGATGAGCGGTTTTCTGGAGGCGTACCGTATTTTGGAGGAGCAGCCGATCGGCTTCTACACGCTGCTGAAGCAGGAAATCGTGCAGATTTTGCTGCGCACCGTTCGCGTGCTGGACCGGGCCGACGACAGAAGGGGAATTCCAGAACGGGATATGAGCTTCCATCGCTACAAGTTGGCCACGCAATACATTCAGGACAACGAGAGCATGCCGATCTCGCTGGAGCAGGTTGCGGAGGCAATCGGGATCAGTCCCCGGCAGCTTCAGCGGATCTTCCGCAGTGAAGGGCGGACGACGTTCCGCGATTATTTGGAGCATACGCGGCTGACCGCGATCTGTTCGGACCTGCTCCTGACAGACAAAGCGATTGAGGAGATCGCCATTGCCCACGGTTTCGCGAATCCCAATTATCTGTATCCGGTGTTCAAGAGCAAGTACGAAGTGACGCCAAGCGCGTACCGCAAAATGCATGCGGGCGAGCATTCGGCGCCCCATTCCAAACGAGAGAAGGAAGCGAGCATATGA
- a CDS encoding Gfo/Idh/MocA family protein — translation MSKQLRIGIIGSGGIAKAHVAAYRKLPFVEIVAVADVIPGKAADFVEALQLVGAAAYDGHRKLLEQELDAVSICTPNVSHHETTVDSLKAGKQVLLEKPMSVTLAEALEMTQVARDTGNMLSIGFQPRYDPNMKLLQEIVQSGRLGKVYYAETGGGRRRGMPGGTFISKKLAGAGAMADIGCYSLDMALNTLGYPRPLSVSAFTSNHFGRNPLYHPEASRFEVEDFGVAMVRFENDLVLQFKISWAMHMDTLGATMFLGTDAGLKITPAGSGPWSGVWDGSVGSVTLYHDEYGRNTQTPIPLIEHKLNLFDEKVRDFAEAVRDGRPAPIPGEQILIQQAIIDGVLRSAELGREVSVELPRND, via the coding sequence ATGAGTAAACAATTGCGTATCGGCATTATTGGAAGTGGCGGAATTGCCAAAGCCCACGTAGCGGCTTACCGGAAGCTTCCGTTCGTAGAGATCGTGGCAGTCGCCGACGTGATTCCGGGCAAAGCCGCGGATTTCGTGGAGGCGCTGCAATTGGTTGGCGCAGCAGCCTATGACGGCCATCGCAAGCTGCTCGAGCAAGAGTTGGATGCCGTCAGCATCTGTACGCCAAACGTCTCGCACCATGAGACAACGGTCGATTCGCTGAAGGCGGGCAAGCAAGTGCTGCTGGAGAAGCCGATGTCCGTCACGTTGGCGGAGGCGCTGGAAATGACCCAGGTTGCGCGCGACACCGGCAACATGTTGTCCATCGGGTTCCAGCCCCGCTATGACCCGAATATGAAGCTGCTGCAGGAAATTGTGCAATCCGGGCGTTTGGGCAAGGTCTACTACGCCGAGACGGGCGGCGGCCGTCGGCGTGGCATGCCGGGAGGCACGTTTATCAGCAAGAAGCTGGCGGGAGCCGGGGCGATGGCAGACATCGGCTGCTATTCGCTGGACATGGCGCTGAATACGCTGGGGTATCCTCGTCCGCTTTCGGTATCTGCTTTTACGTCGAACCATTTTGGCCGTAACCCGCTCTATCATCCTGAAGCGTCCAGATTCGAGGTAGAGGACTTTGGCGTGGCGATGGTTCGCTTCGAGAACGATCTTGTGTTGCAGTTCAAAATCTCCTGGGCGATGCACATGGACACGTTAGGCGCAACGATGTTCCTTGGTACCGATGCGGGGCTCAAAATCACGCCGGCAGGCAGCGGTCCATGGTCCGGCGTATGGGACGGCTCGGTAGGTTCAGTTACGCTGTACCACGACGAATACGGCCGTAACACCCAGACCCCGATTCCACTCATTGAGCACAAATTGAACCTGTTCGACGAGAAGGTCCGAGACTTCGCAGAAGCGGTTCGCGACGGTCGTCCTGCGCCGATCCCCGGCGAGCAAATTTTGATCCAACAGGCGATTATCGACGGCGTGCTGCGTTCCGCTGAATTGGGCCGCGAGGTGTCTGTAGAACTGCCGCGAAATGATTAA
- a CDS encoding ABC transporter permease, whose product MWTYLIRRAIYSVIVLFIVMSVCFCAMRFMPGNIWSLSIGMTEEQLQFANEQKALYGLDLPIYQQYLRWINDLLHGNFGLDYNQIPINLYIWRYVWNSFTLLGTSMIIALMIAIPWGIYNSRRQDGLSDKLGLILSLVGYSIPAFVLGHWLQEIFAFKLFWFPPSSMHAPNKKGDWIDLIYHMVLPVATVTIGLIAYYMKMVRTSMIEVLPSEFLSLARAKGVSERRVTYRHALRVAVVPVITIIMLDLPTLISGAAVVENVFNWGGIGSLAVFSAQSRNYPVLLMIILIISAFVVVANFLADLLYTIVDPRVKIHRKGILRQ is encoded by the coding sequence ATGTGGACTTATCTGATTCGCCGTGCCATTTATTCGGTGATTGTGTTATTTATCGTCATGAGCGTATGTTTTTGTGCGATGCGTTTTATGCCAGGGAACATCTGGTCCCTAAGCATTGGGATGACCGAAGAGCAGCTCCAATTCGCAAACGAACAGAAAGCTCTCTATGGTCTGGACTTGCCCATTTACCAGCAATATCTCCGGTGGATCAATGACCTGCTGCATGGGAACTTTGGTCTGGATTATAACCAGATCCCAATTAATCTGTACATCTGGAGATATGTCTGGAACAGCTTCACCTTGTTAGGCACGTCCATGATCATTGCTTTGATGATCGCTATTCCGTGGGGAATCTATAACAGCAGACGGCAGGATGGGCTATCGGATAAACTTGGCCTGATCCTAAGCCTGGTTGGGTACAGCATTCCCGCGTTTGTGCTGGGGCATTGGCTGCAGGAGATTTTTGCCTTCAAATTGTTCTGGTTCCCGCCAAGCAGCATGCATGCTCCAAACAAAAAGGGGGACTGGATTGATCTTATCTACCACATGGTTCTTCCCGTGGCCACAGTTACGATCGGACTGATTGCTTATTATATGAAAATGGTTCGCACCAGCATGATTGAGGTGCTGCCTTCCGAATTTCTGAGTCTGGCCCGCGCGAAAGGGGTCTCGGAACGAAGAGTCACCTATCGACATGCATTAAGAGTCGCTGTAGTCCCCGTCATTACCATCATCATGCTGGATTTGCCGACCCTGATATCGGGTGCCGCGGTGGTCGAGAATGTTTTTAACTGGGGAGGTATAGGAAGCTTGGCGGTATTTTCCGCGCAATCCCGGAACTATCCCGTGTTGCTCATGATCATCTTAATCATCTCTGCATTTGTAGTGGTTGCCAACTTTCTGGCTGACCTGCTCTATACAATCGTCGATCCTCGGGTGAAGATCCATCGAAAGGGCATCCTGCGGCAATGA
- a CDS encoding response regulator, with protein MIKMLIADDEALVCIGLQSMLKWEDYQIEIVGIAHNGAQAEEMIESLRPDLVISDIKMPVKTGLQVAESVRDKYGRIPLFIFLTSYEEFEYARRAIHLQAADYLVKLELTPQILAESVQKAVAMLGEYQTVESYPSMLYRSNLHALRDKFFIRLFNQLFENKNQFLLQRDDLELDLSAPAHLVCSCRIQGPESVPPRGDKLVALCSSTVQMAKDTLASSRPCFVTSLDLRNFAIVLPLSDPDPNHWMPEVEELLHHMAEVLHSYFNVKIIGAVGNAVEDPYLLHVSYLAARRALPFALDQQSFVFFTQSEAENLASPGVDAIVSRSEIRRAFEELDTHALHTMITNLIDRFNGRPELLVPATDAACNILYMATSLLADGENVVEQIFENEPEGYRAIYKKQTTQGVIDWLVQFRDGCCEILSSRKQSYKEQIVRNVQDYVKRNLNSKLSLNQVADVFNFSPNYLSHLFSKTAKINFVEYVTETKIAAAKEMMVRGEGRIYEISQKLGYESAFYFSKVFKKVEGISPREFMQRLNSSLPSG; from the coding sequence ATGATTAAAATGCTGATTGCCGATGATGAGGCACTCGTCTGTATCGGCCTGCAGTCCATGCTCAAATGGGAAGATTATCAGATCGAAATCGTGGGCATTGCCCACAACGGTGCTCAGGCAGAGGAAATGATCGAATCGTTGCGTCCTGACCTGGTCATTTCCGACATTAAGATGCCGGTCAAAACCGGTCTGCAGGTCGCTGAATCCGTACGCGACAAATATGGCCGGATACCGCTCTTCATCTTCTTAACGAGCTATGAGGAATTTGAATACGCACGTCGCGCCATTCATCTTCAGGCAGCGGATTATTTAGTCAAGCTGGAGCTAACCCCGCAGATCCTGGCCGAATCCGTTCAGAAGGCCGTTGCCATGTTGGGGGAATACCAAACCGTGGAGAGTTACCCGAGTATGCTGTACCGCAGCAATTTGCATGCGCTGCGCGATAAATTTTTTATCCGCCTGTTTAATCAGCTGTTCGAGAACAAAAATCAGTTCCTGCTGCAACGAGACGATCTTGAGCTGGATTTATCCGCTCCTGCCCACCTCGTCTGCTCCTGCCGGATTCAGGGACCGGAGAGCGTCCCTCCGCGCGGGGATAAGCTGGTCGCTTTGTGCTCCAGCACGGTGCAGATGGCTAAGGATACACTCGCCTCGTCGCGGCCCTGCTTCGTAACCAGCCTGGATTTGCGGAACTTTGCAATTGTGCTGCCCCTGTCAGATCCAGATCCGAACCACTGGATGCCGGAAGTGGAGGAGCTCCTGCACCATATGGCAGAGGTGCTCCATTCCTATTTCAATGTAAAAATCATCGGCGCGGTTGGGAATGCCGTGGAGGACCCGTACCTGCTGCATGTAAGCTACCTGGCTGCCCGGCGGGCGTTGCCGTTTGCCCTCGATCAGCAATCGTTTGTCTTCTTCACCCAGAGCGAAGCGGAGAATCTCGCTTCCCCAGGAGTCGATGCCATCGTCTCCCGTTCGGAGATCCGCCGCGCCTTTGAAGAACTGGATACCCACGCATTGCACACCATGATCACGAATCTCATTGATCGGTTTAATGGCCGGCCGGAGTTACTTGTACCCGCTACCGATGCGGCTTGCAATATTTTATATATGGCCACCTCTTTGCTGGCAGACGGCGAGAACGTGGTTGAGCAAATTTTCGAGAATGAGCCGGAGGGGTACCGCGCGATCTATAAAAAGCAAACAACCCAAGGCGTGATCGATTGGCTCGTGCAATTTCGGGACGGTTGCTGCGAAATCCTGTCTTCCCGCAAACAAAGTTACAAGGAGCAAATCGTGCGGAACGTGCAGGACTATGTGAAACGGAACTTGAACAGTAAGCTGTCCTTAAATCAGGTGGCGGATGTTTTTAACTTCAGCCCCAATTACTTAAGCCATCTCTTCTCCAAAACGGCCAAAATCAATTTCGTGGAATACGTCACGGAGACTAAAATCGCAGCCGCTAAGGAAATGATGGTTCGCGGTGAAGGGCGCATTTATGAAATCTCGCAGAAGCTGGGGTATGAAAGTGCGTTTTATTTCAGCAAAGTGTTCAAAAAAGTAGAAGGCATATCGCCGCGGGAGTTCATGCAGCGCTTGAACAGCTCGTTGCCTTCCGGCTGA